The following are encoded in a window of Sinorhizobium sojae CCBAU 05684 genomic DNA:
- a CDS encoding carbohydrate ABC transporter permease, whose amino-acid sequence MVSIDFEKYARGQRLRWWAMRFVVYGLLAAWAVICIFPLFWTVSTSFKTAADVMKGNLIPWLDFTPNWLGWRSLGLSPDTIFNVSTVRDEFMRRLWNSMVMSITASALAVVLGSLAAYGLSRFSYKFGYMRNSDISFFFLSQLIMPPVVLALPFLVLYKELALLDSYVGMIAVYTLMVLPIVIWIMRDQFATVPVELEEAALVDGLSIWGAFLRIIVPLVLPGMVAAFILSLILCWNEYFFAALLTSTNTNTLPVMIASQTGSQGINWWSMAALSTAGILPLVFVGILLEKHIIAGMTAGAVK is encoded by the coding sequence ATGGTTTCGATCGACTTCGAGAAATATGCCCGTGGCCAGCGCCTTCGCTGGTGGGCAATGCGCTTCGTCGTCTACGGGCTCCTCGCCGCCTGGGCCGTAATTTGCATTTTCCCGCTCTTCTGGACGGTCTCAACCTCCTTCAAGACGGCTGCGGACGTGATGAAGGGCAATCTGATCCCATGGCTCGACTTCACGCCCAACTGGCTCGGCTGGCGCTCGCTCGGGCTTTCGCCCGACACCATCTTCAATGTATCGACCGTTCGCGATGAATTCATGCGCAGGCTGTGGAACAGCATGGTCATGTCGATCACCGCCTCGGCATTGGCGGTCGTCCTGGGTTCGCTCGCCGCCTACGGCCTCAGTCGCTTTTCCTACAAGTTCGGCTATATGCGCAATTCCGACATCTCGTTCTTCTTCCTGTCCCAGCTCATCATGCCTCCCGTCGTGCTCGCGCTGCCTTTTCTCGTCCTCTACAAGGAGCTTGCGCTGCTGGATTCATATGTCGGCATGATCGCGGTCTATACGCTCATGGTCCTGCCGATCGTGATCTGGATCATGCGCGACCAGTTCGCGACCGTGCCGGTGGAGCTCGAGGAAGCGGCGCTCGTCGATGGCCTGTCGATATGGGGAGCGTTCCTGCGCATCATCGTGCCTCTGGTGCTTCCGGGCATGGTGGCCGCATTCATCCTTTCGCTGATCCTGTGCTGGAACGAGTATTTCTTCGCGGCGTTGCTGACCTCCACCAACACGAACACCCTGCCGGTGATGATCGCCAGCCAGACGGGCAGCCAGGGCATCAACTGGTGGTCCATGGCAGCACTTTCGACCGCCGGAATCCTTCCACTGGTCTTCGTGGGCATCCTGCTCGAGAAACATATCATTGCAGGCATGACCGCCGGAGCGGTGAAGTAG
- the rbsK gene encoding ribokinase produces MSGRSGIVILGIFAADTAYTAKRLPHIAETLLGSDFKLGPGGKGSNQAIAAAKAGGKVTFISRIGNDPFGEMALSAYAAAGVKANVMKMEGVSTGAAFIFVNEDNGDNAIIVAPGAAGLIGVEDVDANKAEIENAAIFMTQLEQPLEAAVHALSIAKRAGVTTIFNPAPAQTIPDEIYTLCDYVVPNEVEVAHIVGHAVETDEQARAAAELLLRKGAGCAIITLGARGALYHSAQQSAFVPAFSAGTVVDTTGAGDAFLGGFAAALSEGRTPVEAVRFGCATAAIAVTRPGTAPAMPLRAEIDELLNSGRTL; encoded by the coding sequence ATGAGCGGACGCAGCGGAATTGTCATTCTCGGGATCTTTGCCGCCGATACGGCCTATACCGCCAAGCGGCTGCCCCACATCGCCGAGACGCTGCTCGGCTCGGATTTCAAGCTCGGCCCGGGCGGCAAGGGATCCAACCAGGCGATTGCCGCTGCCAAGGCCGGCGGCAAGGTGACTTTCATTTCCCGCATCGGCAACGACCCTTTCGGCGAGATGGCGCTTTCGGCCTATGCGGCGGCTGGCGTCAAGGCCAATGTGATGAAGATGGAAGGCGTCTCGACCGGTGCCGCATTCATCTTCGTCAACGAGGACAATGGCGACAACGCGATCATCGTCGCTCCGGGCGCGGCCGGGCTGATCGGCGTCGAGGACGTCGATGCCAACAAGGCGGAGATCGAGAACGCCGCCATCTTCATGACCCAACTGGAACAACCGCTGGAGGCGGCAGTCCATGCGCTCTCCATTGCGAAACGCGCCGGCGTGACGACGATTTTCAATCCGGCCCCCGCCCAAACGATTCCCGACGAGATCTACACGCTGTGCGACTATGTCGTGCCCAATGAGGTGGAGGTCGCCCATATCGTCGGCCATGCCGTCGAAACCGACGAACAGGCACGCGCTGCGGCCGAGCTTCTGCTGCGCAAAGGAGCGGGCTGCGCCATCATCACGCTCGGTGCCCGTGGCGCACTCTATCACAGCGCCCAACAGAGCGCCTTCGTTCCGGCCTTTTCAGCGGGCACGGTCGTCGATACCACCGGCGCCGGCGACGCTTTTCTCGGAGGCTTCGCCGCGGCGCTGTCGGAAGGGCGCACTCCTGTCGAGGCGGTCCGATTTGGCTGCGCCACGGCCGCGATTGCAGTAACCCGCCCCGGTACGGCACCCGCAATGCCCCTGCGCGCCGAAATCGACGAGCTTCTGAATTCGGGCCGCACGCTTTAG
- a CDS encoding carbohydrate ABC transporter permease: MTTLDRDLLHTVEADSVSAGRHFWGRAALWLSAIWLVTSFVLQAAHESGWIAFGFENWRPVLYAYILWAIVLCVTRVVLYGEAGKKALFVLPAALFVVSMVVFPLLFALWVGFSDWNLASLTGRQFNGLDNLRRMLSDPFYANALLNMVLYCLAIAVEYAIAFGLALLLSQDIAARKFWRVTFLVPLMLSPVAVSWMVGKSMLEIRFGPIARLARWLGWENPSFFGDPLTARLSIMIMDAWTFIPFMMIMLLAGLQALPREVLEAAEVDGATKWQRFWKVIFPLMLPVSVTAVMIRIIFKLKLADIIITVTAGGPGGATDSVTSFIYREYRDRSNVGYGTLLAIVYLVIIVFGMTMLLKVSDRIVRRMTGRL, from the coding sequence ATGACGACGCTCGATCGCGACTTGCTGCACACAGTCGAAGCCGATTCGGTTTCTGCAGGCCGCCACTTCTGGGGCCGCGCAGCGCTCTGGCTGAGCGCCATCTGGCTTGTCACGTCCTTTGTGCTGCAAGCGGCCCACGAATCGGGATGGATCGCCTTTGGTTTCGAGAACTGGCGCCCGGTTCTCTATGCCTACATTCTCTGGGCGATCGTCCTGTGCGTGACGCGTGTCGTCCTTTATGGCGAGGCCGGGAAAAAGGCGCTGTTCGTCCTGCCGGCCGCACTCTTCGTCGTCTCGATGGTGGTCTTCCCGCTGTTGTTCGCCCTGTGGGTCGGCTTTTCCGATTGGAACCTGGCATCGCTGACCGGACGGCAGTTCAACGGGCTCGACAATCTGCGCCGCATGCTCAGCGATCCCTTCTATGCCAATGCTCTGCTCAACATGGTGCTCTACTGCCTGGCAATCGCGGTCGAGTACGCGATCGCTTTCGGGCTGGCATTGCTCCTGAGCCAGGACATCGCCGCCCGAAAGTTCTGGCGCGTCACATTCCTCGTGCCGCTGATGCTTTCGCCCGTCGCAGTCAGCTGGATGGTCGGCAAATCGATGCTGGAAATCCGCTTCGGCCCGATCGCCAGGCTTGCCCGCTGGCTTGGCTGGGAGAATCCGTCCTTCTTCGGTGATCCCCTGACCGCCAGGCTTTCCATCATGATCATGGACGCCTGGACCTTCATTCCATTCATGATGATCATGCTGCTGGCCGGTCTGCAGGCCCTGCCGCGGGAGGTGCTGGAGGCGGCCGAGGTCGACGGCGCCACCAAGTGGCAGCGCTTCTGGAAGGTCATCTTCCCGCTGATGTTGCCGGTATCGGTGACGGCGGTCATGATCCGCATCATCTTCAAGCTGAAGCTCGCCGACATCATCATAACCGTCACCGCCGGCGGCCCCGGTGGAGCCACCGACTCGGTCACAAGCTTCATCTATCGCGAATACCGCGACCGTTCGAACGTCGGATATGGCACGCTGCTTGCGATCGTCTACCTGGTGATAATCGTATTCGGCATGACCATGCTGTTGAAGGTATCGGACAGGATCGTTCGGCGCATGACAGGAAGACTATGA
- a CDS encoding LacI family DNA-binding transcriptional regulator encodes MRRMPTVKDVAEQAGVSVGTVSRVLAGEAAVKPALREKVTGAIAALGYRPNVTARALRTSRTDVIGLIVPDITNPFFAQMAASIESAAMERKHTVMLASSHNDPEAERHHISAFLDRSVCGIIVAASSQGAHRSADLPVPIISLDRRFAGFPLVSTNHAQAASLMADHLYGLGHRRIAYIAGPPDTEAGRLRQEGFVDRLRQLGEAGEAVELTISRGKFDYESGEMIARELLSLAPGKRVTAIAAASDQQAIGALRAASDLKIDVPRELSLAGFDDISLAKLVVPRLTTVRQPVEKLAMRAVALLFGGSFVAKDEMIDGSLIVRGSTGPRGAIETG; translated from the coding sequence ATGCGCAGGATGCCCACGGTCAAGGACGTCGCCGAGCAGGCAGGAGTCTCGGTCGGGACCGTCTCGCGCGTCCTCGCCGGGGAAGCAGCGGTAAAGCCCGCCCTGCGCGAGAAGGTGACCGGTGCGATCGCAGCACTCGGCTACCGGCCGAACGTCACTGCGAGGGCACTGCGCACAAGCAGGACCGATGTGATCGGCCTGATCGTTCCGGATATCACGAATCCCTTTTTCGCCCAGATGGCCGCGAGCATCGAAAGCGCCGCCATGGAACGCAAGCATACGGTAATGCTGGCAAGTTCGCACAACGATCCCGAGGCTGAACGCCACCACATATCGGCATTTCTGGATCGCTCCGTGTGCGGCATCATCGTGGCTGCTTCCAGCCAGGGCGCACATCGATCCGCGGACCTGCCGGTTCCGATCATCTCGCTGGACCGGCGTTTCGCCGGCTTTCCCCTGGTGTCGACCAACCACGCGCAGGCGGCGTCCTTGATGGCGGATCACCTTTACGGGCTCGGGCATCGCCGCATTGCCTATATTGCAGGGCCGCCGGACACGGAGGCCGGACGGCTGAGACAGGAGGGTTTCGTCGATCGGCTCCGCCAGCTCGGCGAAGCCGGCGAGGCTGTCGAACTGACGATCTCCCGGGGGAAGTTCGACTACGAATCCGGCGAGATGATCGCCCGCGAACTGCTGTCTCTGGCGCCCGGCAAACGTGTGACGGCCATTGCCGCGGCAAGCGATCAGCAGGCAATCGGTGCACTCCGAGCGGCAAGCGATCTGAAGATCGATGTTCCGCGCGAGCTGTCGCTTGCCGGCTTCGACGACATCTCGCTCGCCAAGCTCGTCGTGCCCCGGCTGACCACGGTGCGTCAGCCGGTGGAAAAGCTGGCAATGCGCGCCGTGGCGCTTCTTTTCGGCGGGTCCTTCGTGGCCAAGGACGAGATGATCGACGGGTCACTGATCGTACGTGGCTCCACGGGCCCGCGCGGTGCGATTGAAACCGGATAG
- a CDS encoding extracellular solute-binding protein: MKVEIYEALMRRQASRRDILRGTASAAALLGISSAVGGIPTMALAQDDLRAQILKIPGVGKGAPTDADWQKVGELCLGPTKANVAAGEFAGVELTFMGLNNQNLHNFLFRGFLKPWEAYTGAKINWIDLAQADYNARLQQSIATGTVDFDIIEMGAPFEGDTAGRGLLDEMPDWVAAQIDADDLVDYLKPPVGTWEGKTYRVTIDGDCHTFAYRKDYFGEGSISGRAEPPKTWQEVNEVSKALIGKTDPLTGLSAYGYLDPLKGWGGFGFYFLENRATAYAKYPGDPAWLFDPDTMKPLVNNPAWVQAIQDVMDLIAANAYPSDQINADPGTTAFSQFLAGTGSMLMWWGDVGSSARTSDTSVVGDVVGFGINRGSSRVYNRKSGQWEETYNEAPNMAYLGWGIYVTKRVSGDEKKRKAAWSAAAHLGGKDLSLWTSAYPSGFQPYRQSHFNYDEWQAAGYDRAYIEDYLGSNADSYNHTNAAIEPRIPGIFQYYSVAEDELAKGFAGQYKSAQETADAIAAAWEKITDQIGRESQLKLYRASLGL, from the coding sequence ATGAAAGTCGAAATTTATGAAGCCTTGATGCGCCGGCAGGCAAGCCGCCGCGACATCCTGCGGGGCACGGCAAGCGCTGCGGCGCTGCTCGGGATATCGAGCGCCGTCGGCGGCATTCCCACGATGGCCTTGGCCCAGGACGATCTGCGGGCGCAGATCCTGAAAATTCCCGGCGTTGGAAAGGGCGCGCCGACGGATGCCGATTGGCAGAAGGTCGGCGAGCTTTGTCTCGGGCCGACCAAGGCGAATGTGGCCGCGGGCGAGTTTGCTGGCGTCGAACTCACCTTTATGGGCCTCAACAACCAGAACCTTCATAACTTCCTGTTCCGTGGCTTCCTGAAACCCTGGGAAGCCTATACCGGTGCCAAGATCAACTGGATCGACCTTGCCCAAGCCGACTATAACGCGCGCCTGCAACAGTCGATCGCGACCGGCACCGTCGACTTCGACATCATCGAAATGGGCGCTCCGTTCGAGGGCGACACCGCCGGACGCGGGCTCTTGGACGAAATGCCTGACTGGGTCGCAGCGCAGATCGACGCCGACGACCTCGTGGACTATCTGAAACCTCCCGTCGGAACCTGGGAAGGTAAGACCTATCGCGTTACGATCGACGGAGACTGCCATACCTTTGCATACAGAAAAGACTATTTTGGCGAAGGCTCGATCAGCGGCCGCGCCGAACCGCCGAAGACCTGGCAGGAAGTCAACGAAGTCTCCAAGGCTCTTATCGGCAAGACGGATCCCCTGACCGGCCTGTCGGCCTATGGTTACCTCGACCCGCTGAAGGGCTGGGGCGGCTTCGGCTTCTACTTCCTCGAGAACCGCGCGACCGCCTATGCGAAGTATCCCGGCGATCCTGCCTGGCTGTTCGATCCGGACACCATGAAGCCGCTCGTCAACAACCCGGCCTGGGTCCAGGCCATCCAGGATGTGATGGATCTGATCGCCGCCAATGCCTATCCGTCCGACCAGATCAATGCGGACCCGGGTACGACGGCATTCTCGCAGTTCCTCGCAGGCACCGGCTCAATGCTGATGTGGTGGGGCGACGTAGGCTCAAGCGCCCGCACTTCCGATACCTCGGTCGTCGGCGATGTCGTCGGCTTCGGCATCAACCGCGGTTCCAGCCGCGTGTACAACCGCAAGAGCGGCCAGTGGGAAGAGACCTATAACGAAGCGCCGAACATGGCCTATCTGGGCTGGGGGATCTACGTCACCAAGCGCGTGTCCGGTGACGAGAAGAAGCGCAAGGCTGCCTGGTCGGCAGCGGCACATCTGGGTGGGAAGGATCTTTCGCTGTGGACATCGGCCTATCCGTCCGGCTTCCAGCCTTATCGACAGTCCCACTTCAACTATGACGAGTGGCAGGCAGCAGGCTATGATCGTGCCTATATCGAGGATTACCTCGGATCGAATGCCGACAGCTACAACCACACCAACGCCGCCATCGAGCCCCGCATCCCCGGCATCTTCCAATACTACTCCGTCGCGGAAGACGAATTGGCAAAGGGCTTTGCCGGGCAATACAAATCGGCCCAGGAGACCGCGGACGCGATTGCCGCCGCCTGGGAAAAGATAACCGACCAGATTGGCCGCGAAAGCCAGTTGAAGCTCTATCGGGCGAGCCTGGGACTTTAA